A portion of the candidate division WOR-3 bacterium genome contains these proteins:
- a CDS encoding competence/damage-inducible protein A, which yields MASVQIIITGSEILSGKVIERNSYQILKSLTKIGFQIEKISFINDDAERLKKELADALLTADVIIISGGLGPTKDDITKETVAKYFSLRTYLDETILNKIERYYQNLQKPMPEFAIKQALIPKRAIILENPIGFAPGLIIKKGKKVVILLPGVFEELKTILENSVIPFLEDSFDLKPHTYKIIRTIGISESEIMARIEEICRKKFKNIKISYLPSYLGIDIEISSEDKKEVNFCEKEISSRLKEYIYGYENITLEEKIGEILRKKNLTLATAESCTGGLLGNRITDVPGSSDYYIGGVVAYSNEIKKLICKVKEETLKEYGAISKETAIEMAKGIKNYYQADIGLSTTGVAGPTSSEKKPVGLVYIGLAYQKKTIVEEHHFLGTRKMIKEQATQMALNLLRKILESE from the coding sequence ATGGCCTCAGTTCAAATAATTATCACTGGTTCCGAAATCCTTAGCGGAAAGGTGATTGAAAGAAATTCTTATCAGATTTTAAAAAGTTTAACGAAAATTGGCTTTCAGATTGAAAAAATTTCTTTTATCAACGATGATGCAGAAAGATTAAAAAAAGAATTAGCAGATGCTCTTTTAACTGCCGATGTGATAATAATTAGTGGCGGTTTGGGACCTACCAAAGATGATATCACCAAAGAAACAGTGGCTAAATATTTTTCTTTAAGAACTTATTTGGATGAGACAATTCTTAACAAAATTGAACGTTATTATCAAAATCTCCAAAAACCAATGCCGGAATTTGCTATTAAACAGGCATTAATACCTAAAAGAGCAATTATTTTAGAAAATCCAATCGGTTTTGCTCCTGGTTTAATTATTAAAAAAGGGAAAAAAGTAGTAATTTTACTTCCGGGTGTCTTTGAAGAGTTAAAAACAATTTTGGAAAATAGTGTAATTCCCTTTTTAGAAGATAGTTTTGATTTAAAACCTCATACTTACAAAATTATAAGAACCATTGGTATTAGTGAATCAGAAATAATGGCAAGAATAGAAGAAATTTGTCGCAAAAAATTTAAAAATATCAAAATTTCTTATTTGCCTTCCTATTTAGGAATAGATATTGAAATTAGTAGCGAAGATAAAAAAGAAGTAAATTTTTGTGAAAAAGAAATAAGTTCGCGGCTTAAAGAATATATTTATGGTTATGAAAATATAACCTTAGAAGAAAAAATTGGTGAAATTTTAAGAAAAAAGAATTTAACCTTGGCAACTGCAGAATCTTGTACTGGTGGACTTTTGGGAAATCGAATCACTGATGTGCCAGGTAGTTCCGATTATTATATTGGTGGAGTTGTTGCCTACAGTAATGAAATAAAAAAATTAATCTGTAAAGTAAAAGAAGAGACTTTAAAAGAATACGGAGCGATAAGCAAAGAGACAGCAATAGAAATGGCGAAAGGAATTAAAAATTATTACCAAGCAGATATTGGTCTTTCGACAACTGGTGTTGCTGGTCCAACAAGCAGTGAAAAAAAACCGGTGGGACTTGTTTATATTGGCCTTGCCTATCAGAAGAAAACAATTGTTGAAGAACATCACTTCTTAGGAACACGAAAGATGATTAAAGAACAAGCAACTCAAATGGCTTTAAATCTATTAAGAAAGATTTTAGAAAGTGAATAA
- a CDS encoding phosphatidylglycerophosphatase A — translation MDFIKKMFASTFFLGFLPGAPATYASFFALVFPFLIKNSYLYILFFVGYFFLSVFIINELEKEWGKDNKKITADEVLGILTTFFFLPINFKILLLGFFLFRFYDIFKFSFIRKIEKISGGLGVILDDILAGILAHISLRVILFLWPQFK, via the coding sequence TTGGATTTTATAAAAAAAATGTTTGCTTCTACTTTTTTTCTTGGATTCTTACCTGGTGCCCCTGCTACTTATGCTTCTTTTTTTGCCTTAGTTTTTCCTTTTCTTATTAAAAATTCTTATTTATATATCTTATTTTTTGTTGGTTATTTTTTTCTGAGCGTATTTATCATAAATGAATTGGAAAAAGAATGGGGAAAAGATAACAAAAAAATTACCGCCGACGAAGTATTAGGAATATTAACAACTTTCTTTTTTCTGCCAATAAATTTTAAAATCCTTCTTTTAGGATTCTTCTTATTTCGTTTTTACGACATTTTTAAATTTTCTTTTATAAGAAAAATAGAAAAAATTTCTGGTGGTTTAGGAGTTATTTTGGATGATATCTTAGCAGGAATTTTAGCACACATTAGTTTAAGAGTTATATTATTTTTATGGCCTCAGTTCAAATAA